The following coding sequences lie in one Hydrogenophaga sp. PBL-H3 genomic window:
- a CDS encoding patatin-like phospholipase family protein translates to MLTLTRIVLNKYCKAWGLVLGLAFLSACSTVQGPVAAPPVPQPHIQEPVVAPAMRAPRLGLALGGGAARGFAHVGVIQVLEENGIRPDLLTGTSAGSLVAALYASGKTPTELERVAMSMDEVTLTDWALPILGRGLLRGDALARYVSQAVDGRVIEKLALPLGVLATDLGTGQGVLFRRGDVAQAVRASSAVPGLFAPVAIAGRDYVDGGLVAPVPVQQARDMGAEVVLAVDISSAPEGNLAVGNIRVLLQTFAIMGQSINRHELATADVVVRPALAGVGSADFASRKRSIDAGRAAMLAALPQLKAQLARLKPVNGVRP, encoded by the coding sequence ATGCTAACACTAACGCGAATTGTTCTCAATAAGTATTGCAAGGCCTGGGGCCTTGTGCTGGGCCTGGCCTTCCTCTCGGCTTGCTCCACGGTGCAAGGGCCCGTGGCGGCACCGCCTGTGCCACAGCCGCACATTCAGGAACCCGTTGTGGCCCCGGCGATGCGGGCGCCCCGGCTGGGCCTGGCGCTGGGCGGAGGGGCGGCGCGCGGTTTCGCTCATGTGGGCGTGATCCAGGTTCTGGAAGAAAACGGCATCCGACCCGATTTGTTGACCGGCACCTCGGCCGGCAGCCTGGTGGCCGCGTTGTACGCCAGTGGCAAGACCCCCACCGAGTTGGAGCGGGTGGCCATGAGCATGGACGAGGTGACCCTGACCGACTGGGCTTTGCCGATCCTGGGGCGCGGACTGTTGCGTGGCGACGCGCTGGCGCGTTATGTGAGCCAGGCGGTGGACGGCCGCGTGATCGAAAAGTTGGCGCTTCCCCTGGGCGTGCTGGCCACCGACCTGGGCACCGGGCAGGGCGTGTTGTTCCGCAGGGGTGACGTGGCGCAAGCCGTGCGGGCGTCCAGCGCGGTGCCTGGCCTGTTCGCGCCGGTGGCCATTGCCGGGCGCGACTATGTGGACGGTGGCCTGGTGGCACCCGTGCCCGTGCAGCAGGCGCGGGACATGGGGGCCGAGGTGGTGCTGGCGGTGGACATCTCCAGCGCACCCGAAGGCAATCTGGCGGTGGGCAATATCCGCGTGCTGCTGCAGACTTTCGCGATCATGGGCCAGAGCATCAACCGCCACGAACTGGCCACCGCCGACGTTGTGGTGCGTCCAGCGCTGGCGGGCGTGGGCAGCGCCGACTTCGCCTCGCGCAAACGCTCGATCGACGCGGGCAGGGCGGCGATGCTGGCGGCACTGCCGCAACTCAAGGCCCAGCTGGCCCGCTTGAAACCGGTGAACGGCGTGCGACCATAA
- a CDS encoding phasin family protein → MLTAEQLIAAQKANIETIFGLTQKAFEGVEKLVELNVQATKAALSESANSTQALLSVKDAQELLTLQASLMQPLAEKTVAYSRHLYDIAQGTTAEFGKAAEAQASDTQKKFMAVVDNASKNAPAGSETAVAVMKSAVSAANNAMESVQKAVKQATEMAEANFNTVTTSAVNASKSVAKKR, encoded by the coding sequence ATGCTGACCGCCGAACAATTGATTGCCGCCCAGAAAGCCAACATCGAGACCATTTTTGGTCTGACCCAGAAAGCCTTTGAAGGCGTGGAAAAGCTGGTTGAACTCAATGTTCAAGCCACCAAGGCCGCCCTGTCCGAATCCGCCAACAGCACCCAGGCCCTCCTCAGCGTCAAAGATGCTCAGGAACTGCTGACCCTGCAAGCCAGCCTGATGCAGCCCCTGGCCGAGAAGACCGTGGCCTACAGCCGCCACCTGTACGACATCGCTCAAGGCACGACCGCCGAATTCGGCAAAGCCGCTGAAGCCCAGGCCAGCGACACCCAGAAGAAATTCATGGCCGTCGTCGACAACGCTTCCAAGAACGCACCTGCCGGTTCCGAAACCGCCGTGGCCGTGATGAAGAGCGCCGTCTCCGCCGCCAACAACGCCATGGAATCGGTGCAGAAGGCTGTCAAGCAAGCCACCGAAATGGCCGAAGCCAACTTCAACACCGTGACGACCTCCGCCGTCAACGCTTCGAAGTCGGTTGCCAAAAAGCGCTGA
- a CDS encoding histone deacetylase family protein: protein MQAFYADHFVLPLPAGHRFPMAKYARLRERLARELPQVELLEAWPASDGELALVHTPTYIEAVHTGTLPPAAQREIGFPWSPAMAERARRSVGATVQACRRAMGGGGLAANLAGGTHHAYPDKGSGFCVFNDAAVAARLMQAEHARAHRARGMLRVVIVDLDVHQGNGTARIFAHDDSVFTLSLHGARNFPFRKEPSDLDVELPDGCGDAEYLEALERALEEMERRFEPGLVIYLAGADPHEGDRLGRLKLTFDGMEARDRRVMDWAWTRRLPLAFVMAGGYGTDMDATVQVQMNTYRTAVEYHGRWRASASTATAATASGATRWHNSAP from the coding sequence TTGCAAGCTTTCTACGCCGACCACTTCGTTCTGCCGCTGCCGGCAGGGCACCGTTTTCCAATGGCCAAGTACGCCCGGCTGCGTGAGCGCCTGGCCCGGGAGTTGCCGCAGGTGGAGTTGCTCGAAGCCTGGCCAGCCAGCGACGGCGAGCTGGCGCTGGTGCACACCCCCACCTATATAGAAGCCGTGCACACCGGCACCCTGCCGCCCGCTGCCCAGCGGGAGATCGGTTTCCCGTGGAGCCCTGCCATGGCCGAACGCGCTCGTCGCTCGGTGGGCGCCACGGTGCAGGCGTGTCGCCGCGCCATGGGTGGAGGTGGCCTGGCTGCCAATTTGGCCGGTGGCACCCACCACGCCTACCCGGACAAAGGCAGCGGCTTCTGTGTCTTCAACGACGCTGCCGTGGCGGCCCGGCTGATGCAGGCCGAGCACGCCCGCGCCCACCGTGCGCGCGGCATGTTGCGCGTGGTCATCGTCGATCTCGATGTTCACCAGGGCAACGGCACGGCGCGCATCTTTGCCCATGACGATTCCGTGTTCACGCTGTCGCTGCACGGCGCCAGGAACTTCCCGTTTCGCAAGGAGCCGAGCGACCTCGACGTGGAGCTGCCCGATGGCTGCGGCGATGCCGAGTACCTTGAGGCCCTGGAGCGGGCGCTGGAGGAAATGGAGCGCCGCTTCGAGCCTGGGCTGGTGATCTACCTGGCTGGCGCCGATCCGCACGAAGGGGACCGGCTCGGCCGCCTGAAGCTCACCTTTGACGGCATGGAGGCGCGCGACCGGCGCGTGATGGACTGGGCCTGGACCCGTCGCCTGCCGCTGGCCTTCGTGATGGCCGGGGGCTATGGCACCGACATGGACGCCACCGTGCAGGTGCAGATGAACACCTACCGCACGGCGGTGGAGTACCACGGGCGCTGGCGAGCGTCCGCCTCCACGGCGACGGCTGCGACAGCGTCGGGCGCCACGCGCTGGCACAATTCCGCGCCATGA
- a CDS encoding acyl-CoA thioesterase, whose translation MSSPAPVARPTPLTRSDYRVLRPITTRWADNDVYGHVNNVVYYSWFDTVVNAHLIEQGALDIHHGPVIGLVIETQCNYFAPLAFPQTVWAGLRVAHLGKSSVRYEVGLFADGEDLAAACGHFVHVYVDRTTRRPVPLPPALKTTLETLL comes from the coding sequence ATGAGCAGTCCAGCGCCGGTCGCACGCCCCACACCTTTGACCCGCAGCGATTACCGTGTGCTGCGTCCGATCACCACCCGCTGGGCCGACAACGATGTGTATGGCCACGTGAACAACGTGGTGTACTACAGCTGGTTCGACACCGTGGTCAATGCCCACCTGATCGAGCAGGGCGCGCTCGACATCCACCACGGGCCCGTGATCGGGCTGGTGATCGAAACCCAGTGCAACTACTTTGCGCCGCTGGCCTTTCCACAAACCGTGTGGGCCGGTCTGCGTGTGGCGCACCTGGGCAAGTCCAGCGTGCGCTACGAGGTGGGCCTGTTTGCCGATGGTGAAGACCTGGCGGCGGCATGCGGTCACTTCGTGCATGTCTACGTCGACCGCACGACCCGCCGACCTGTGCCCTTGCCCCCCGCTTTGAAGACAACCCTGGAGACATTGCTATGA
- a CDS encoding nitroreductase, with the protein MSHNPTAPVIDAVSVDAAITSRMSARAFLAQPVPRATIEHLLQIASRAPSGTNTQPWKVYVLQGQSRNTLVDKVCAAHDALRADPALASEYREEYDYYPEKWVSPYIDRRRENGWSLYGLLGITKGDKDKMHAQHQRNYRFFDAPVGLMFTLDRVMGRGSLVDYGMFLQNIMVAARGHGLHTCPQAAWNGFAKIILPHIGAGDSEMLVCGMALGYADPSDKVNGFHTPREPVETFTTWLE; encoded by the coding sequence ATGAGCCACAACCCCACCGCGCCCGTGATCGACGCCGTCAGTGTCGATGCCGCGATCACCAGCCGCATGTCGGCGCGCGCCTTCCTGGCGCAGCCGGTGCCGCGCGCCACCATCGAGCACCTGCTGCAGATTGCCAGCCGCGCTCCGTCGGGCACCAACACGCAGCCCTGGAAGGTTTATGTGCTGCAGGGTCAGAGCCGCAACACGCTGGTGGACAAGGTCTGTGCCGCCCATGACGCGCTGCGGGCCGACCCGGCGCTGGCCTCGGAATACCGTGAGGAATACGACTACTACCCCGAAAAATGGGTCAGCCCGTACATCGACCGTCGGCGTGAAAACGGCTGGAGCCTCTATGGCTTGCTCGGCATCACCAAGGGCGACAAGGACAAGATGCACGCGCAGCACCAGCGCAACTACCGGTTTTTCGATGCGCCCGTGGGCCTGATGTTCACGCTGGACCGCGTCATGGGCCGTGGCTCGCTGGTGGACTACGGCATGTTCCTCCAGAACATCATGGTTGCCGCGCGCGGTCATGGCCTGCACACCTGTCCGCAGGCCGCGTGGAACGGATTTGCCAAGATCATCCTGCCCCACATCGGCGCGGGTGATAGCGAAATGCTGGTCTGCGGCATGGCCCTGGGCTACGCCGACCCGTCCGACAAGGTCAATGGGTTTCACACGCCGCGCGAGCCGGTCGAGACGTTCACGACCTGGCTGGAATAA
- a CDS encoding FKBP-type peptidyl-prolyl cis-trans isomerase has protein sequence MITTPSGLQYEDTVVGNGEVAKAGRPVQVHYTGWLFNDGVQGSKFDSSKDRGQPFEFPLGAGHVIKGWDEGVQGMAVGGTRRLVIPAALGYGARGAGGVIPPNATLLFEVDLLAV, from the coding sequence ATGATCACCACCCCCAGCGGCCTGCAATACGAAGACACCGTGGTCGGCAATGGCGAGGTCGCCAAGGCCGGCCGTCCCGTGCAGGTGCATTACACCGGCTGGCTGTTCAACGACGGCGTGCAGGGTTCCAAGTTCGACTCGAGCAAGGATCGCGGCCAACCGTTCGAGTTTCCGCTGGGCGCGGGTCATGTCATCAAAGGTTGGGACGAGGGCGTGCAGGGCATGGCCGTGGGCGGCACGCGCCGCCTGGTGATTCCGGCCGCGCTGGGCTACGGCGCACGCGGTGCGGGTGGGGTGATTCCACCCAACGCCACACTGCTGTTCGAAGTGGACCTGCTCGCGGTCTGA
- a CDS encoding sodium:proton antiporter, producing the protein MNKKGAQALALAGALLPGLARAAELDGAQLSVLWGVPFAGVLLSIALMPLVAPIFWHHHFGKVAAAWGLAFLVPFALTFGSVAAGVAVVHAAFAEYIPFIILLTALFTVAGGIFVRGNLHGSPVLNTGLLAIGAVLASFMGTTGASMLLIRPLIRANDNRKHQAHVVVFFIFIVSNAGGALTPLGDPPLFLGFLKGVDFFWTVSHLWGHTLFLIGALLAMFYAIDWWYYHRREEIRPVDPTPDTQRVGFDGAVNFALLGAVVVLVLLSGLWKSSVVFNIAGTDVGLPGIVRDVGLIIVTLVSLRITPSSAHEGNQFGWGPMLEVAKLFAAIFLTIIPVIAMLKAGVDGPFGAVVKAVTNADGTPNPAMYFWATGALSSFLDNAPTYLVFFNTAGGDPQMLMNALAPTLVAISAGAVFMGANTYIGNAPNLMVKAIAEDRGVKMPSFFGYMAWSFGILVPLFALMTWFWFT; encoded by the coding sequence ATGAACAAGAAAGGCGCGCAGGCGCTGGCCCTGGCCGGCGCGCTGTTACCCGGTCTTGCGCGCGCGGCCGAACTCGATGGTGCACAGCTGTCGGTGTTGTGGGGCGTGCCGTTTGCCGGCGTGCTCCTGTCCATCGCACTCATGCCTTTGGTGGCCCCCATCTTCTGGCACCACCACTTTGGCAAGGTGGCGGCGGCCTGGGGCCTGGCCTTCCTGGTCCCGTTTGCGTTGACCTTTGGTTCCGTCGCGGCAGGTGTGGCGGTGGTGCACGCGGCGTTTGCCGAGTACATACCGTTCATCATCCTGCTCACCGCGCTGTTCACCGTGGCTGGCGGTATCTTCGTGCGCGGCAACCTGCACGGCAGCCCGGTGCTCAACACCGGCTTGCTGGCCATTGGCGCGGTGCTGGCGAGCTTCATGGGCACCACCGGTGCGTCGATGCTGCTGATCCGCCCGCTCATCCGTGCCAACGACAACCGCAAACACCAGGCCCATGTGGTGGTGTTCTTCATCTTCATCGTCTCCAACGCGGGTGGTGCACTCACGCCGCTGGGCGATCCGCCGCTGTTCCTGGGCTTCCTGAAAGGCGTGGATTTTTTCTGGACCGTGAGCCACCTCTGGGGCCACACGCTGTTCCTCATCGGTGCGCTGCTCGCGATGTTCTATGCCATCGACTGGTGGTATTACCACCGCCGCGAAGAGATTCGCCCGGTGGACCCCACACCCGATACGCAGCGCGTGGGATTTGACGGCGCGGTCAACTTTGCGTTGCTGGGCGCGGTGGTTGTGCTGGTGCTGCTGAGTGGTTTGTGGAAGTCGTCGGTGGTGTTCAACATCGCGGGTACCGACGTCGGCCTGCCCGGCATCGTGCGCGACGTTGGCCTCATCATCGTCACGCTCGTCTCGCTCCGGATCACGCCGTCCAGCGCGCACGAGGGCAACCAGTTCGGCTGGGGTCCGATGCTCGAAGTGGCCAAGCTGTTTGCCGCGATCTTCCTCACCATCATTCCAGTGATTGCCATGCTCAAGGCGGGTGTGGACGGACCGTTTGGTGCGGTGGTGAAGGCGGTGACGAACGCCGACGGCACGCCCAACCCGGCCATGTATTTCTGGGCCACGGGTGCGCTGAGCTCGTTCCTGGACAACGCGCCGACCTACCTGGTGTTCTTCAACACCGCCGGGGGAGACCCGCAGATGTTGATGAATGCCCTGGCCCCCACGCTGGTGGCCATCTCGGCCGGCGCGGTGTTCATGGGCGCCAACACCTACATCGGCAACGCGCCCAACCTCATGGTCAAGGCGATCGCCGAAGACCGTGGCGTGAAGATGCCGAGCTTCTTTGGTTACATGGCCTGGTCGTTCGGCATCCTGGTGCCGCTGTTCGCCCTCATGACCTGGTTCTGGTTCACCTGA
- a CDS encoding 2-hydroxyacid dehydrogenase, with protein sequence MTKPSILVSRKIFPDVVDHLRQHFDVDTNDTDSVLTPAELIARLQGKVGALTTGSERIDGAVAAACPQLRVVANIAVGYNNFDVPALSAAGVLATNTPDVLTETTADFGFALLMATARRLTESEHFLRAGQWNRWALDMFAGAEVNGTTLGILGMGRIGQAIARRGAHGFGMNVIYHNRSRLDAATEAECKASYVDKATLLKTADHLILVLPYSPENHHTIGAAEIAQMKPTATLVNIARGGIVDDAALALALRNRVIAAAGLDVFEGEPKVHPDLLTVPNVVLTPHIASATLKTRRAMAQLAADNVIAYLTQGKPLTPINAEIIGKAAR encoded by the coding sequence ATGACAAAGCCATCCATCCTCGTCAGCCGCAAGATCTTCCCCGATGTCGTTGACCACTTGCGCCAGCATTTCGACGTGGACACCAACGACACCGACAGCGTGCTGACTCCCGCCGAGCTGATCGCACGCCTGCAGGGCAAGGTGGGTGCGCTCACCACCGGCAGCGAGCGCATCGATGGCGCGGTGGCTGCGGCCTGCCCGCAGCTTCGCGTGGTGGCCAACATCGCCGTGGGTTACAACAACTTCGACGTGCCCGCCCTGAGCGCGGCCGGCGTGCTGGCCACCAACACGCCCGACGTGTTGACCGAGACCACCGCTGACTTCGGCTTTGCGCTGCTCATGGCCACGGCCCGGCGCCTGACCGAGAGCGAGCATTTCCTGCGCGCAGGGCAGTGGAACCGTTGGGCACTCGACATGTTCGCGGGCGCCGAGGTGAACGGCACCACGCTGGGCATCCTGGGCATGGGCCGCATCGGCCAGGCGATTGCGCGCCGTGGCGCCCACGGCTTCGGCATGAATGTGATCTACCACAACCGCTCGCGACTCGACGCCGCCACAGAGGCCGAATGCAAGGCCAGTTATGTGGACAAGGCCACGCTGCTCAAGACGGCCGACCACCTGATCCTCGTGCTGCCTTACAGCCCGGAAAACCACCACACCATCGGCGCGGCCGAGATCGCGCAGATGAAGCCCACCGCCACGCTGGTCAACATCGCGCGCGGCGGCATCGTGGACGACGCCGCCCTCGCACTGGCCCTGCGCAATCGGGTGATTGCCGCCGCCGGTCTCGATGTGTTCGAGGGTGAGCCCAAGGTGCATCCCGATCTGTTGACCGTGCCCAACGTGGTGCTCACGCCGCACATCGCCAGCGCCACGCTCAAGACGCGCCGTGCCATGGCCCAGCTGGCCGCCGACAACGTGATTGCCTACCTCACCCAAGGCAAGCCGCTGACCCCCATCAACGCCGAGATCATTGGCAAGGCCGCGCGCTGA
- the rmuC gene encoding DNA recombination protein RmuC, whose amino-acid sequence MADSALLIALLVLAAIGVLMQILLWLRKPVADAGELAHRQTLLAQLQQTTQRVERIEGELRREMAEGSRTARQELQQTLATFQEALTSQGAEATRTQNAQIDAFAQQLVQLRGTLGDTLTRQLQDLSEANSRRLAEVRATLEAQLMQLQQGNAAKLDEMRATVDEKLQSTLQARLGESFKQVADRLEQVHKGLGEMQTLAQGVGDLKHLLTNVKTRGMFGEAQLAALLEQVFAPDQYATQVMTKPGSRFTVDFAIKLPGRSDDGVPCWLPIDAKFPNEDYERLLDAQQRADAEGAEVAARGLEQRIKLEAKSMADKYLQPPHTTDFAILFLPTEGLYAEVLRRPGLMEVLQREYRVTLAGPTTLMAMLNSLQMGFRTLALEKRSSEVWQVLGAVKTEFGKFGDVLARVKSQTQTVLNTLDSAETRSRAMGRALKAVEALPQDQASALLPLDPNDTGDA is encoded by the coding sequence ATGGCCGACTCCGCGCTGCTCATCGCGCTGCTGGTGCTCGCCGCCATCGGCGTGCTGATGCAGATACTGCTCTGGCTGCGCAAGCCGGTGGCGGACGCGGGCGAACTGGCCCACCGCCAGACCTTGCTGGCCCAACTGCAGCAGACAACGCAGCGCGTGGAGCGCATCGAAGGAGAGCTGCGCCGCGAGATGGCCGAGGGTTCGCGCACGGCGCGCCAGGAACTGCAGCAGACCCTGGCCACGTTTCAGGAAGCCCTCACCAGCCAGGGGGCCGAGGCCACGCGCACGCAGAACGCGCAGATCGATGCCTTTGCGCAGCAGCTGGTGCAATTGCGCGGCACGCTGGGCGACACGCTCACGCGCCAGCTGCAAGACCTGAGCGAGGCCAACTCGCGCCGCCTGGCCGAGGTGCGCGCGACGTTGGAGGCGCAGCTGATGCAGCTGCAACAGGGCAATGCCGCCAAGCTCGACGAGATGCGCGCCACCGTCGACGAAAAACTGCAGAGCACGTTGCAGGCGCGCCTGGGCGAGAGCTTCAAGCAGGTGGCCGACCGGCTGGAGCAGGTGCACAAGGGCCTGGGCGAGATGCAGACGCTGGCCCAAGGCGTGGGCGATTTGAAGCACTTGCTGACCAACGTGAAGACGCGCGGCATGTTTGGTGAAGCGCAGCTCGCAGCCTTGCTGGAACAGGTGTTTGCGCCAGACCAGTACGCCACGCAGGTCATGACCAAACCGGGCAGCCGGTTCACGGTCGACTTTGCCATCAAGCTGCCGGGCCGCAGCGACGACGGTGTGCCCTGCTGGCTGCCGATCGACGCGAAGTTTCCCAACGAGGACTACGAGCGCCTGCTTGACGCGCAGCAGCGCGCCGACGCCGAGGGGGCTGAGGTCGCGGCGCGCGGCCTGGAGCAGCGCATCAAGCTGGAGGCCAAGTCCATGGCCGACAAGTACCTGCAGCCACCGCACACCACCGACTTCGCGATCCTGTTTCTGCCCACCGAAGGCCTCTACGCCGAGGTGCTGCGCAGGCCTGGCCTCATGGAGGTGTTGCAGCGCGAGTACCGCGTCACACTCGCTGGCCCAACCACGCTGATGGCCATGCTCAACTCGCTGCAGATGGGCTTTCGCACGCTGGCGCTGGAGAAGCGCTCCAGCGAGGTCTGGCAGGTGCTGGGGGCGGTCAAGACCGAGTTCGGCAAGTTCGGCGACGTGCTGGCGCGTGTGAAGAGCCAGACCCAGACCGTGCTCAACACGCTGGACAGCGCCGAGACGCGCAGCCGCGCCATGGGCCGCGCTCTCAAGGCGGTGGAGGCACTGCCGCAAGACCAGGCCAGCGCGCTCTTGCCGCTGGACCCCAACGACACCGGGGACGCTTGA
- a CDS encoding MFS transporter: MTGFRMAAPLMALREGYSPAAVGMLLALFALAPVFMALPAGRYADRRGLRKPVAMAVGVASAGAALSVAFPVFGVLCLTALTCGAATGLAMISLQRHVGRLANGATELRQVFSWMAIGPSISNFLGPFAAGVMIDSFGFRAAFLLLALLPSLAWIWVRHTVEHEPVAPELRQSSGSSWNLLKDAGFRKLMLINWMLSSCWDVHTFLVPVLGHERGLSATVIGSILGAFALAATAIRVLMPWLAARLRESVVIGTAMGATALLFGVYPLAQGAWAMAALSILLGLALGSVQPMIMSTLHQMTPHHRHGEALGLRAMAINGSSVVMPLLFGSVGALVGVGAVFWIVGAVVGAGSPLAWTLRTPAGEPPQREPD; this comes from the coding sequence ATGACCGGCTTTCGCATGGCCGCGCCACTCATGGCGCTGCGCGAGGGCTACAGCCCGGCTGCCGTGGGCATGCTGCTGGCCTTGTTCGCGCTGGCACCGGTCTTCATGGCCTTGCCGGCCGGGCGCTACGCCGATCGGCGTGGGCTCAGGAAGCCCGTGGCCATGGCGGTGGGCGTCGCGTCGGCCGGTGCGGCGTTGTCGGTGGCCTTCCCGGTGTTTGGCGTGTTGTGCCTCACCGCGCTCACCTGCGGAGCGGCCACCGGCCTGGCCATGATCTCGCTGCAGCGCCATGTGGGGCGCTTGGCGAATGGCGCCACCGAACTCCGCCAGGTGTTCAGCTGGATGGCCATCGGCCCGTCCATCTCCAATTTCCTGGGTCCGTTTGCCGCGGGCGTGATGATCGACAGCTTCGGCTTTCGCGCGGCCTTCCTGCTGCTGGCGTTGCTGCCTTCGCTGGCCTGGATCTGGGTGCGCCACACGGTCGAGCACGAGCCGGTGGCACCCGAGCTGCGACAGTCCAGCGGCTCCTCGTGGAACCTGCTCAAGGACGCGGGCTTTCGCAAGCTGATGCTCATCAACTGGATGCTGTCGTCGTGCTGGGATGTGCACACCTTTCTGGTGCCGGTGCTCGGCCACGAACGCGGCCTGAGCGCCACGGTGATCGGGTCCATCCTCGGCGCCTTCGCGCTGGCCGCCACCGCCATCCGCGTGCTCATGCCCTGGCTGGCCGCGCGGCTGCGCGAGTCGGTGGTGATTGGCACTGCGATGGGCGCCACCGCGCTGCTGTTCGGTGTCTACCCGCTGGCGCAAGGCGCCTGGGCCATGGCGGCGCTGTCGATCCTGCTGGGCCTGGCGTTGGGCTCGGTGCAGCCCATGATCATGAGCACGCTGCATCAGATGACGCCACACCACCGCCACGGTGAGGCGCTGGGCCTGCGCGCCATGGCCATCAACGGATCGAGCGTGGTGATGCCGCTGCTGTTCGGCTCCGTGGGTGCGCTGGTGGGCGTGGGCGCGGTGTTCTGGATCGTGGGCGCGGTGGTGGGCGCGGGCTCGCCTCTGGCGTGGACCTTGCGCACGCCGGCGGGAGAGCCGCCACAGCGAGAGCCGGACTGA
- a CDS encoding TetR family transcriptional regulator, with protein MVRRTKADALVTRNTLLDAAEHLFQANGVSRTSLNDIATAAGTTRGAIYWHFKDKADLFNAMMERVTMPLEGTLACTARLIETAADPLLALRDSMMNALRQTATDEQTRRVFEVATHKVEYVTEMQAVRDRHLRVRNQCVAMTEQALREAVRREDIRLAMPLPTAALGLHVILDGLIQNWLLDPGAFDLEESGRHSVDTFLAGLGFDLTTTRSAAMPLAHAD; from the coding sequence ATGGTTCGACGCACCAAAGCCGATGCGCTGGTGACACGCAACACCCTGCTGGATGCTGCCGAGCATTTGTTTCAGGCCAATGGCGTTTCACGCACATCGCTCAACGACATCGCCACCGCCGCGGGCACCACGCGGGGTGCGATCTACTGGCACTTCAAGGACAAGGCCGACCTCTTCAACGCCATGATGGAACGCGTGACCATGCCGCTGGAAGGCACGCTGGCCTGCACGGCCCGCCTGATTGAAACCGCCGCCGACCCCCTGCTCGCGCTGCGCGACTCGATGATGAATGCGCTGCGGCAGACCGCCACCGACGAACAGACCCGCCGTGTGTTCGAGGTGGCCACACACAAGGTGGAGTACGTGACCGAAATGCAGGCGGTGCGCGACCGCCACCTGAGGGTGCGCAACCAATGTGTGGCCATGACCGAGCAAGCCCTGCGCGAAGCGGTGCGCCGCGAAGACATCCGGCTGGCCATGCCGCTGCCCACCGCGGCACTCGGCCTGCATGTGATTCTGGATGGCCTCATCCAGAACTGGCTGCTGGACCCCGGCGCGTTCGACCTTGAAGAGAGCGGGCGCCACTCGGTGGACACCTTCCTCGCGGGCCTGGGCTTCGACCTGACCACCACCCGATCGGCCGCCATGCCGCTCGCCCACGCGGACTGA